From the genome of Streptacidiphilus rugosus AM-16, one region includes:
- a CDS encoding polysaccharide deacetylase family protein, whose protein sequence is MAAEPLQGERSAPGELVRLTQQATPDGAADTAAQAGPPDVAHAARPDGTFTGRAPWTLMYHSVDVEPDDPYLVTVSPQRFARQMEWLRRTGRRGVSMRELLLAHERGSAAGLVGLTFDDGYADFPREVLPVLLRHGFNATAYIVAGRMGGHNAWDADGPRKPLLTIAQVRQLASAGVEIGSHSLSHRRMVGLSEEDLALETRRSKELLEAVVDAPVTGFCYPYGALDAAAEAAVGGSGYDYGVGIAHPATPSRWALPRCYVGERDGGLRLRAKRLRHTLRGWRS, encoded by the coding sequence ATGGCTGCTGAACCGCTCCAGGGTGAGCGCAGTGCGCCGGGCGAGTTGGTCAGACTCACGCAGCAGGCGACGCCGGACGGAGCAGCGGACACGGCGGCCCAGGCCGGGCCGCCCGACGTGGCCCACGCGGCCCGTCCGGACGGGACGTTCACCGGCAGGGCGCCGTGGACGCTGATGTACCACTCGGTCGACGTCGAACCGGACGACCCGTACCTGGTGACGGTGAGCCCCCAGCGCTTCGCCCGGCAGATGGAGTGGCTGCGCCGGACCGGCAGGCGCGGGGTCTCCATGCGCGAACTGCTGCTCGCCCACGAGCGCGGCAGCGCCGCCGGACTGGTCGGGCTGACCTTCGACGACGGCTATGCGGACTTCCCCCGGGAGGTGCTGCCGGTGCTGCTGCGCCACGGCTTCAACGCGACCGCCTACATCGTGGCCGGCCGGATGGGCGGCCACAACGCCTGGGACGCCGACGGACCGCGCAAGCCGCTGCTGACCATCGCCCAGGTGCGCCAACTGGCCTCCGCCGGGGTCGAGATCGGCTCGCACTCGCTCAGCCACCGGCGGATGGTCGGCCTGTCCGAGGAGGATCTGGCCCTGGAGACCAGGCGCAGCAAGGAACTGCTGGAAGCGGTGGTCGACGCGCCGGTGACCGGCTTCTGCTACCCCTACGGGGCCCTGGACGCCGCGGCCGAGGCGGCCGTCGGCGGGTCCGGATACGACTACGGCGTGGGCATCGCCCACCCGGCCACGCCCAGCCGCTGGGCGCTGCCGCGCTGCTACGTCGGCGAGCGCGACGGTGGACTGCGCCTGCGGGCCAAGCGCCTCCGGCACACGCTGCGGGGGTGGAGATCGTGA
- the murJ gene encoding murein biosynthesis integral membrane protein MurJ — protein MTLATENVPPRREAPAVSSGAAASAAPAHGFVAKAFGVTALFSAGGSVLGLVRDLLLARFYGAGSATDAFLVSWTVPETAAPLLIEDGMAFLTVPAFSAALAARGRADREPEGPDDPVRALVAATLPPLALGLALLAALTALGAPLLVRLLAPGLADPQLAVVCTRLTAVTVLPFGLTGYFSAGLRAHHRFTGPGAVYIAYNSGILGVMLLLHGSLGVRAAAGGVALGSLLMTAVLLPPFARHVTGLKDTRPTVRQAGRQRGRAGAPVLSPVALLPVVLFTLTRQAQVFVERFIGSSLPPGTISHLNYAEKVAQNVMIIGILVCTVTFPLIARALAEGDTRGARLRVEKDLGFVGAVVLAGTVVLFACAPQLVAVLFQRGEFTGADTAATAQLMRVYCLGLLAQGLVGALIRPFLAARPAVGFGRDGAARPLDRTDWYPIGAMGLGLLVTVVVAAGSTPFVGALGLAAGNAVGISVTAMLLLLALRTRGIPVRVRAVLGGQAQLLLAATGAAVPAWLAAGIPGIDAIGPLPSLLAGTAAGLLSFLALAGALRAPGVSDVLAGLHGRLAARSAVISQRGATNEQATGEADGC, from the coding sequence GTGACTCTGGCCACCGAGAACGTCCCACCCCGGAGGGAGGCGCCCGCCGTCTCTTCCGGAGCCGCCGCATCGGCCGCGCCCGCCCATGGCTTCGTCGCCAAGGCCTTCGGGGTCACCGCGCTGTTCAGCGCGGGCGGTTCGGTCCTCGGGCTGGTGCGCGACCTGCTGCTGGCCCGCTTCTACGGCGCGGGCTCGGCGACCGACGCCTTCCTGGTCTCCTGGACCGTCCCCGAGACCGCAGCCCCGCTGCTGATCGAGGACGGGATGGCCTTCCTGACCGTCCCCGCCTTCAGCGCGGCTCTCGCGGCCCGCGGACGTGCGGACCGGGAGCCGGAGGGGCCGGACGACCCGGTCCGGGCGCTGGTCGCGGCCACGCTGCCGCCGCTCGCGCTCGGGCTGGCCCTGCTGGCGGCGCTGACCGCGCTGGGTGCACCGCTGCTGGTGCGTCTGCTGGCGCCAGGACTCGCCGACCCTCAGCTCGCCGTCGTCTGCACCCGGCTGACCGCCGTCACCGTGCTGCCCTTCGGCCTCACCGGCTACTTCAGCGCCGGTCTGCGCGCGCACCACCGTTTCACCGGGCCGGGGGCCGTCTACATCGCCTACAACTCCGGGATCCTCGGCGTGATGCTGCTGCTGCACGGCAGCCTGGGCGTGCGGGCGGCGGCCGGGGGAGTGGCGTTGGGCAGCCTGCTGATGACCGCGGTGCTGCTGCCGCCGTTCGCCCGCCACGTCACCGGGCTGAAGGACACTCGACCGACCGTGCGTCAGGCCGGGCGCCAGCGCGGCCGGGCCGGAGCTCCGGTGCTCAGTCCGGTGGCGCTGCTGCCGGTCGTGCTGTTCACGCTGACCCGGCAGGCGCAGGTCTTCGTCGAGCGCTTCATCGGCTCCAGCCTTCCGCCGGGCACCATCTCGCACCTCAACTACGCCGAGAAGGTCGCCCAGAACGTGATGATCATCGGGATCCTGGTCTGCACGGTGACCTTCCCGCTGATCGCCAGGGCGCTCGCCGAGGGCGACACCAGGGGCGCGCGCCTGCGCGTCGAGAAGGATCTCGGCTTCGTGGGCGCGGTGGTGCTGGCCGGGACGGTCGTGCTGTTCGCCTGCGCCCCGCAGCTGGTGGCGGTCCTTTTCCAGCGCGGCGAGTTCACCGGCGCCGACACCGCGGCCACGGCCCAGTTGATGCGCGTCTACTGCCTCGGCCTGCTGGCCCAGGGGCTGGTCGGCGCCCTGATCAGGCCCTTCCTCGCCGCCCGGCCCGCGGTCGGCTTCGGCCGGGACGGCGCGGCCAGGCCGCTGGACCGGACCGACTGGTACCCGATCGGCGCCATGGGGCTGGGACTGCTGGTGACCGTGGTCGTCGCGGCGGGCAGCACGCCCTTCGTCGGCGCCCTGGGCCTGGCGGCGGGGAACGCGGTCGGCATCAGCGTGACCGCGATGCTGCTGCTGCTCGCACTCCGCACCCGCGGCATCCCGGTCCGGGTCCGTGCGGTCCTCGGCGGTCAGGCCCAGCTGCTGCTCGCCGCGACCGGCGCGGCCGTCCCGGCCTGGCTGGCGGCGGGCATCCCCGGGATCGACGCGATCGGGCCGTTGCCGTCGCTGCTCGCGGGCACGGCCGCCGGACTCCTCTCCTTCCTCGCCCTGGCCGGAGCGCTGCGCGCGCCAGGAGTGAGCGACGTGCTCGCCGGACTGCACGGCCGCCTGGCCGCCCGGTCGGCCGTCATCAGTCAGCGCGGCGCAACGAACGAACAGGCGACGGGAGAAGCCGATGGCTGCTGA
- a CDS encoding O-antigen ligase family protein encodes MSPRLGQGRPGQGGPEQDEPGERPEGRAGWVGTAAAGPLGRLLTALRAFARPAHLAALTVLLVCVPLGDQDVTAAVHVTPADVGSLVLVAVTLPLALWRRTRTPRTGAALSPTTALLFAGVLVAVGVATAASMDPQQSLSGFVRFVQIFVIVPSAVLYAVRDRRDLRMLLAAFAAAALLEGTVGVYQYVTGTGASFAGGSQRAVGTFGAQDVMAMSVVVSFGLLASLGLALEARRERRTGAMRGWALATAALAAPLALSFSRGSWIATAVAATVVLLLTDVRLLLRVGVVLAAVGVVALGGLTAAGTVGAGAGSGGEGSVTARLTSIGSVTGAADHSVTDRYDLWTTAGRIWREHPLTGVGPKEFPVYRDAHAPLRLSSGSDTAGAGAGFSREPLLSPHNMYMLVLSEQGLLGLTAFATLLLGTALGAWRTPVVVGLLVWQTVDFLYADIGGTTTVLISVVLGLCASALARTGLLTIPAPRTESSRREASAL; translated from the coding sequence GTGTCCCCACGACTGGGACAGGGCAGGCCCGGACAGGGCGGGCCCGAGCAGGACGAGCCTGGCGAGAGGCCGGAGGGACGCGCCGGGTGGGTCGGGACGGCCGCAGCCGGCCCCCTGGGCCGGCTCCTGACGGCCCTTCGGGCCTTCGCGCGGCCGGCGCATCTGGCCGCGCTGACGGTGCTGCTGGTCTGCGTGCCGCTGGGCGACCAGGACGTGACCGCCGCGGTGCACGTCACTCCGGCGGACGTCGGCTCGCTCGTGCTGGTGGCGGTCACCCTGCCGCTCGCGCTCTGGCGGCGCACCCGCACGCCCAGGACCGGCGCGGCCCTCTCGCCCACCACCGCCCTGCTCTTCGCCGGGGTGCTGGTCGCCGTCGGCGTGGCGACCGCGGCCTCGATGGACCCGCAGCAGAGCCTCTCCGGCTTCGTCCGATTCGTGCAGATCTTCGTCATCGTGCCCTCGGCCGTGCTGTACGCCGTGCGCGACCGGCGCGACCTGCGGATGCTGCTGGCGGCGTTCGCGGCGGCCGCGCTGCTGGAGGGCACGGTCGGCGTCTACCAGTACGTCACCGGCACCGGCGCCTCCTTCGCGGGCGGCTCGCAGCGGGCGGTCGGCACCTTCGGGGCCCAGGACGTGATGGCGATGTCCGTCGTCGTCAGCTTCGGCCTGCTGGCCTCGCTGGGCCTGGCCCTGGAGGCGCGCAGGGAGCGGCGGACCGGGGCGATGCGCGGGTGGGCGCTGGCGACCGCGGCCCTGGCCGCGCCGCTGGCGCTCTCGTTCAGCCGGGGCAGCTGGATCGCCACCGCCGTCGCCGCCACCGTCGTGCTGCTGCTGACCGACGTGCGGCTGCTGCTGCGGGTCGGGGTGGTGCTCGCCGCCGTCGGCGTGGTGGCGCTGGGCGGGCTGACGGCGGCCGGGACGGTCGGCGCGGGAGCGGGCTCGGGCGGCGAGGGATCGGTGACCGCCCGGCTGACCAGCATCGGCTCGGTCACCGGCGCGGCGGACCACTCCGTCACCGACCGCTACGACCTGTGGACCACCGCCGGAAGGATCTGGCGCGAGCATCCGCTCACGGGGGTCGGACCCAAGGAGTTCCCCGTCTACCGCGACGCCCACGCGCCGCTGCGGCTCTCCTCCGGCAGCGACACGGCCGGTGCGGGCGCGGGCTTCTCGCGCGAACCGCTGCTCTCGCCGCACAACATGTACATGTTGGTGCTGAGCGAGCAGGGCCTGCTCGGCCTCACCGCCTTCGCCACGCTGCTGCTCGGTACCGCCCTCGGCGCGTGGCGGACACCGGTCGTGGTCGGGCTGCTGGTCTGGCAGACGGTGGACTTCCTCTACGCCGACATCGGCGGCACGACGACGGTGCTGATCTCCGTGGTGCTCGGCCTGTGCGCCAGCGCGCTCGCGCGCACCGGGCTGCTGACGATCCCGGCCCCGCGTACGGAGTCGTCCCGGCGGGAGGCCTCCGCGCTGTGA
- a CDS encoding sugar transferase yields MTTIDNEELPTGVRAVGLAPARAHASGLSSAANTPAVRGGTGIPASLLGVDVVAALGALAVVLPGGPAVALRAACGLLPVMVLMYSSGGQYRLRLAPSVLDELPGLAGRATIAISFALTLERCLQTFLLPFALPTSIPADIRVLVALLACHLTLDGIGRALVYSAVRANRRRAPRPTLIAGAGHVGQRIAAALLEHPEYGLRPVGFIDPDPIFLPADFSVPVLGGPGVLVRELPRRGIRDVILTSGGVDDERTAQMLRTSTDFGCDVWFVPGFPDYGAFEHNGRRTAVGDHLWGFPCLRLGSNPMNRPSWAVKRAGDACFAGAGLLLLSPVLLLCAVAVRLEGGPGVIFRQERVGLDGLTFTVLKFRTLRPVDEHEAATRWNIAHDDRLGPVGRFLRRTSLDELPQLWNVLRGEMSLVGPRPERPYFVMRFAQAYPRYRERHRVPVGLTGFAQVNGLRGDTSIEDRTRFDNYYIDSWSLWQDVKILLRTVLAVLRTDGS; encoded by the coding sequence ATGACCACCATCGACAACGAGGAACTGCCCACGGGCGTGCGGGCGGTCGGCCTCGCCCCCGCCCGGGCGCACGCCTCCGGCCTGTCCTCCGCCGCGAACACCCCCGCCGTCCGCGGCGGCACCGGAATCCCCGCCTCCCTGCTCGGTGTCGACGTGGTGGCCGCGCTCGGCGCACTCGCCGTGGTGCTTCCCGGCGGCCCGGCCGTCGCGCTGCGGGCGGCCTGCGGCCTGCTGCCCGTCATGGTGCTGATGTACTCCTCGGGAGGGCAGTACCGGCTGCGGCTGGCCCCCTCCGTCCTGGACGAACTGCCGGGGCTGGCGGGCCGGGCGACCATCGCGATCTCCTTCGCGCTCACCCTGGAACGCTGCCTGCAGACCTTTCTGCTGCCCTTCGCGCTGCCGACCTCGATCCCGGCCGACATCAGGGTCCTGGTCGCCCTGCTCGCCTGCCACCTCACCCTGGACGGGATCGGCCGCGCCCTCGTCTACTCCGCCGTGCGCGCCAACCGCCGCCGCGCGCCCCGTCCCACCCTGATCGCCGGGGCCGGCCACGTGGGACAGCGCATCGCCGCCGCGCTGCTGGAGCACCCCGAGTACGGACTGCGGCCGGTCGGCTTCATCGACCCCGACCCGATCTTCCTGCCCGCGGACTTCTCCGTGCCGGTGCTCGGGGGGCCCGGCGTCCTGGTCCGCGAGCTGCCCCGGCGCGGGATCAGGGACGTCATCCTGACCAGCGGCGGGGTGGACGACGAGCGGACCGCGCAGATGCTGCGCACCAGCACCGACTTCGGCTGCGACGTCTGGTTCGTGCCGGGCTTCCCCGACTACGGGGCGTTCGAGCACAACGGCCGGCGCACCGCCGTCGGCGACCACCTCTGGGGCTTCCCCTGTCTGCGACTCGGCAGCAACCCGATGAACCGGCCCAGCTGGGCGGTGAAGCGTGCGGGCGACGCCTGCTTCGCCGGCGCCGGCCTGCTGCTGCTCTCGCCGGTGCTGCTGCTCTGCGCCGTCGCGGTGCGGCTGGAGGGCGGGCCTGGGGTGATCTTCCGTCAGGAGCGGGTCGGCCTGGACGGGCTGACGTTCACGGTGCTGAAGTTCCGCACCCTGCGCCCGGTCGACGAGCACGAGGCGGCGACCCGCTGGAACATCGCCCACGACGACCGGCTCGGGCCGGTCGGGCGCTTCCTGCGTCGCACCTCGCTGGACGAGCTGCCGCAGCTGTGGAACGTGCTCCGCGGCGAGATGAGCCTGGTGGGTCCGCGCCCCGAGCGTCCGTACTTCGTGATGCGTTTCGCGCAGGCCTACCCGCGCTACCGCGAGCGTCACCGCGTGCCGGTCGGACTGACGGGCTTCGCCCAGGTCAACGGGTTGCGCGGGGACACGTCCATCGAGGACAGGACGCGGTTCGACAACTACTACATCGACAGCTGGAGCCTGTGGCAGGACGTCAAGATCCTGCTCCGCACGGTGCTCGCGGTGCTGCGGACCGACGGGAGTTGA
- a CDS encoding glycosyltransferase: MSASLVRPAHRHRLRDVPSCESLTILHVSQPVDGGVAQVVADLARGQVGDGHEVVVACPCPEGGRLSRDAGAGGARIAPWGADRAPGPGLPHEVTELRRILAETRPDLVHLHSSKAGLAGRLAIRGRIATVFQPHAWSFEAVGGPSARMIERWERWATRWSDRLVCVSAAERARGQAAGLGGRWALVPNGVDLDRFDPARLLPRPKARASLGLSQHAPLAVCVGRLCRQKGQDLLLRAWGEVLAELPHARLALVGDGPDRGALEEQAAALPVPESVVFAGRVDDPRPWYAAGDLMVLPSRWEGMALSPLEAMACGRPVVLTDVAGARECLGDQQFPVPVGDTRTLATSLMRLLADQELCAELGRRSRVRTMERHDLRATRMLMAQTYDAVIQSRRIPAPAAPVATNDHRAGKSD, from the coding sequence GTGAGCGCGAGTCTCGTGCGCCCCGCCCACCGACATAGGTTGCGCGACGTGCCCAGTTGTGAATCCTTGACCATTCTTCACGTATCGCAGCCTGTAGACGGCGGCGTCGCCCAGGTCGTGGCCGACCTGGCGCGGGGTCAGGTCGGGGACGGGCACGAGGTGGTGGTCGCGTGTCCGTGTCCGGAGGGCGGGCGGTTGTCGCGGGACGCCGGCGCCGGCGGAGCCAGGATCGCGCCGTGGGGCGCGGACCGCGCGCCGGGGCCCGGGCTGCCGCACGAGGTGACGGAGCTGCGGCGGATCCTCGCCGAGACCCGGCCGGACCTGGTGCACCTGCACAGCTCCAAGGCGGGCCTCGCGGGCCGACTCGCGATCCGCGGGCGGATCGCGACCGTGTTCCAGCCGCACGCGTGGTCGTTCGAGGCGGTCGGCGGGCCGTCCGCACGGATGATCGAGCGGTGGGAGCGCTGGGCGACCCGCTGGAGCGACCGGCTGGTCTGCGTCAGCGCGGCGGAGCGCGCCCGCGGGCAGGCCGCGGGCCTCGGCGGGCGCTGGGCGCTGGTGCCGAACGGCGTCGACCTGGACCGCTTCGACCCGGCGCGGCTGCTGCCGCGACCGAAGGCACGCGCCTCGCTGGGCCTGTCCCAGCACGCCCCGCTGGCGGTCTGCGTCGGACGGCTGTGCCGGCAGAAGGGGCAGGATCTGCTGCTGCGGGCCTGGGGCGAGGTGCTGGCCGAACTGCCGCACGCGCGGCTCGCGCTGGTCGGCGACGGGCCCGACCGGGGCGCGCTGGAGGAGCAGGCGGCGGCGCTGCCGGTGCCGGAGAGCGTGGTCTTCGCCGGGCGGGTGGACGACCCGCGTCCCTGGTACGCGGCGGGCGACCTGATGGTGCTGCCCTCCCGGTGGGAGGGCATGGCGCTGTCGCCGCTGGAGGCGATGGCCTGCGGGCGGCCGGTGGTGCTGACCGATGTCGCCGGGGCGCGGGAGTGCCTGGGCGATCAGCAATTCCCGGTTCCGGTCGGCGACACCCGGACGCTCGCGACCTCGCTGATGCGTCTTCTCGCCGACCAGGAGCTCTGCGCGGAGCTCGGACGTCGTTCCCGCGTGCGCACCATGGAGCGTCACGACCTGCGCGCCACACGGATGTTGATGGCACAGACCTACGACGCGGTGATCCAGTCGCGGCGGATTCCCGCGCCCGCCGCTCCGGTCGCAACAAATGATCATCGGGCCGGAAAGTCTGACTAA
- a CDS encoding MFS transporter, whose translation MPVMDTAPPEAVDAPELPTAATAVGARATGTGGAASVRIRLVFAGLMLALLLAALDQTIVATALPRIVGELHGLSRMSWVVTAYLLASTVGLPLYGRLGDLLGRKPVFQFAIVVFLIGSALAGFAHSMVELIAYRAIQGIGGGGLMIGVQAIIADVVSPRERGRYMGLIGAVFGLSSVAGPLLGGWFTDGPGWRWCFWVNLPVGALALLVVTLVLPRPDRANRERARLDWLGALLLAVVGTCLVLATSWGGSRYAWGSPVILGLIGGAVLALALFAPVELLVERRGVAPVVPLRLFRDGVFTVAGLIGVVVGVALFGAASYLPSFLQMVDGASATDSGLKMLPMMAGIVLASIGTGQLISRTGRYKPYPIVGGALATVGMALLGRLDAGSSYLEQSAAMAVLGLGVGLVLPVLVLAVQNSVAPGDIGAATSANNYLRQIGGSIGAAVFGTLFASRFAHQLAQRGLPRNDSITPALVRALPAPLRAGYVDAFATAMPRVFLCLAPVLALGFLLGFVLKEKPLVGHHGPEDFTESPIPQQPLHQVAQGSNGPNGSNGTPVTGAVLQADRAGVPRAVLTLVDLEGRQIARTGSGGDGRWALAAPRSGNYVLIAAAPGHQPQAVTVTVGGRPVELDVVLGGTGRLAGAIRSAEGAPVSGASVTLTDLHGEVVAAAQADVDGAYAFRDLVSGVYTLTVSARAYRPTALAVDVAPSGENRQDVTLAGSGTLRGTVRTTLGRPVAEARVTLLDAAGAVVAAATTGEDGAFRFTDLEPGEYTVIAAGYPPVATALRLEDGHTERDLHLSHRLDD comes from the coding sequence ATGCCAGTGATGGACACGGCCCCGCCCGAAGCGGTCGACGCACCGGAACTCCCCACCGCCGCAACGGCGGTGGGGGCGAGGGCCACCGGGACAGGGGGAGCCGCCTCGGTGCGGATCCGGCTGGTCTTCGCCGGTTTGATGCTGGCCCTCCTGCTGGCCGCGCTCGACCAGACGATCGTGGCCACCGCCCTGCCGCGCATCGTCGGCGAACTGCACGGCCTCAGCCGGATGTCTTGGGTGGTCACCGCCTACCTGCTGGCCTCCACCGTCGGCCTCCCCCTCTACGGCAGGCTCGGCGACCTGCTCGGGCGCAAGCCCGTCTTCCAGTTCGCCATCGTGGTCTTCCTGATCGGCTCCGCGCTGGCGGGCTTCGCCCACAGCATGGTCGAGCTGATCGCCTACCGGGCGATCCAGGGCATCGGCGGCGGCGGGCTGATGATCGGCGTGCAGGCGATCATCGCCGACGTCGTGTCGCCGCGTGAGCGCGGCCGGTACATGGGCCTGATCGGGGCCGTCTTCGGACTCTCCTCCGTCGCCGGCCCGCTGCTGGGCGGCTGGTTCACCGACGGACCCGGGTGGCGCTGGTGCTTCTGGGTCAACCTGCCGGTGGGCGCGCTGGCGCTGCTGGTGGTCACCCTGGTCCTGCCCCGGCCCGACCGGGCGAACCGGGAGCGGGCCAGGCTGGACTGGCTCGGCGCGCTGCTGCTCGCCGTCGTCGGGACCTGCCTGGTGCTGGCGACCAGTTGGGGCGGCAGCCGGTACGCCTGGGGCTCGCCGGTGATCCTCGGGCTGATCGGCGGCGCGGTGCTGGCGCTGGCGCTCTTCGCGCCGGTCGAGCTCCTGGTCGAGCGTCGTGGCGTCGCGCCCGTCGTCCCGCTGCGGCTCTTCCGTGACGGCGTCTTCACCGTGGCCGGCCTGATCGGCGTGGTCGTCGGCGTCGCGCTGTTCGGCGCGGCCAGCTATCTGCCCAGCTTCCTGCAGATGGTCGACGGGGCCAGCGCCACCGACTCGGGGCTGAAGATGCTGCCGATGATGGCCGGCATCGTGCTGGCCTCCATCGGCACCGGCCAACTGATCAGCCGCACCGGCCGTTACAAGCCCTACCCGATCGTCGGCGGCGCCCTGGCGACGGTCGGCATGGCGCTGCTGGGCCGCCTGGACGCCGGCAGTTCCTACCTGGAGCAGAGCGCGGCGATGGCGGTCCTGGGCCTCGGAGTCGGCCTGGTGCTGCCGGTGCTGGTCCTGGCCGTGCAGAACTCCGTCGCCCCCGGCGACATCGGCGCGGCCACCTCGGCCAACAACTACCTGCGGCAGATCGGCGGTTCGATCGGCGCGGCGGTCTTCGGCACGCTCTTCGCCTCACGCTTCGCGCACCAGCTCGCGCAGCGCGGCCTGCCGCGCAACGACTCGATCACCCCGGCCCTCGTCCGCGCCCTGCCCGCGCCGCTGCGCGCCGGGTACGTGGACGCGTTCGCGACGGCGATGCCGCGGGTCTTCCTTTGTCTGGCGCCGGTGCTGGCGCTGGGCTTCCTGTTGGGTTTCGTGCTGAAGGAGAAACCGTTGGTCGGCCATCACGGACCGGAGGACTTCACCGAGTCGCCCATCCCGCAACAGCCGTTGCACCAGGTGGCGCAGGGTTCGAACGGTCCGAACGGCTCGAACGGGACGCCGGTGACGGGGGCGGTGCTCCAGGCGGACCGTGCGGGCGTGCCGCGCGCGGTGCTGACCCTGGTGGACCTGGAGGGCCGGCAGATCGCACGGACCGGCAGCGGCGGGGACGGCCGTTGGGCGCTGGCCGCGCCCCGCAGCGGCAACTACGTCCTGATCGCGGCGGCCCCCGGTCACCAGCCGCAGGCGGTCACGGTGACGGTGGGCGGCCGCCCGGTCGAACTGGACGTCGTGCTCGGCGGCACGGGCCGGCTGGCCGGTGCGATCCGCAGCGCGGAGGGCGCGCCCGTGTCGGGCGCGTCGGTGACGCTGACGGACCTCCACGGCGAGGTCGTCGCCGCGGCGCAGGCGGACGTGGACGGCGCGTACGCGTTCCGCGACCTGGTCTCCGGCGTCTACACGCTGACGGTCAGCGCGCGGGCCTACCGGCCGACGGCGCTCGCCGTGGACGTCGCGCCGAGCGGCGAGAACCGCCAGGACGTCACCCTCGCCGGCAGCGGGACGCTGCGCGGCACGGTCAGGACCACGCTGGGCCGTCCGGTGGCGGAGGCCAGGGTCACCCTCCTCGACGCGGCCGGCGCGGTGGTCGCCGCCGCGACGACGGGGGAGGACGGCGCGTTCCGCTTCACCGACCTGGAGCCGGGCGAGTACACCGTCATCGCCGCGGGCTACCCGCCGGTGGCGACGGCCCTCCGCCTGGAGGACGGCCACACGGAGCGGGACCTCCACCTGTCGCATCGGCTGGACGACTGA
- a CDS encoding SRPBCC family protein: MGQVYAVTERVLDASPEQVFDAVADYEKVRPTLLPAQYSEYEVRQGGRGAGTVVHWKLQATEKRVRDCLFTVTEPTPGRLVETDANSSMVITWTVTPAGEGRSKVVIETTWQGAGGIGGFFERTFAPKGLNRIHDAVLDKLAATAV; encoded by the coding sequence ATGGGTCAGGTCTACGCCGTCACCGAGCGAGTCCTGGACGCCTCGCCCGAGCAGGTCTTCGACGCCGTCGCCGACTACGAGAAGGTCCGCCCCACCCTGCTGCCGGCCCAGTACAGCGAGTACGAGGTGCGTCAGGGCGGCCGTGGCGCGGGCACCGTCGTGCACTGGAAGCTGCAGGCCACCGAGAAGCGGGTGCGCGACTGCCTGTTCACCGTGACCGAGCCGACCCCCGGGCGCCTGGTCGAGACGGACGCCAACTCCTCGATGGTGATCACCTGGACGGTCACTCCGGCGGGGGAGGGCAGGTCCAAGGTCGTGATCGAGACCACCTGGCAGGGCGCGGGCGGCATCGGCGGGTTCTTCGAGCGCACTTTCGCCCCCAAGGGCCTGAACCGGATCCACGACGCGGTGCTCGACAAGCTGGCCGCCACCGCGGTCTGA
- a CDS encoding acetamidase/formamidase family protein produces the protein MTEPRVLTVRPKPDEYAWTFGGAPPVARVAPGTVLDLTTEDCFAGRVTSERTLVSEVCEFPFLNPQTGPFWIEGAEPGDTVAVHFVSVEPSRDWAASTTVPLFGALTSTHATASLQEPLPERVWIWELDRAARLCRFTARDSELVLDLPMAPMHGTVGVAPANLEVRSALVPDAHGGNLDTPEMRAGVTCYLGVNVEGALLSLGDGHARQGEGETCGVAVECAMHTVVVVELLKGLATPWPRIESDTHLISTGSARPLEDAFRIAQLDLVQWLVRDYGFSAMDAYQYLSQAVESPLANVCDTNYTSVAKVRKEWLPGGRTTYRGLHDRLRGTAASWLA, from the coding sequence ATGACCGAACCACGTGTACTGACCGTCCGCCCCAAGCCCGACGAGTACGCGTGGACCTTCGGCGGAGCCCCGCCGGTGGCCCGCGTGGCGCCGGGGACGGTGCTGGACCTGACCACGGAGGACTGCTTCGCCGGCCGGGTCACCTCCGAGCGGACCCTGGTGTCCGAGGTCTGCGAGTTCCCCTTCCTCAATCCGCAGACCGGCCCGTTCTGGATCGAGGGGGCGGAGCCGGGGGACACGGTGGCGGTCCACTTCGTCTCGGTGGAGCCGAGCCGCGACTGGGCCGCGTCGACGACGGTTCCCCTGTTCGGCGCACTGACCTCCACACACGCCACCGCGTCGCTGCAGGAGCCGCTGCCTGAGCGGGTCTGGATCTGGGAACTCGACCGCGCCGCACGCCTGTGCCGCTTCACCGCCAGGGACAGCGAGCTCGTGCTCGACCTGCCGATGGCCCCGATGCACGGGACGGTCGGCGTGGCCCCCGCCAACCTGGAGGTCCGCTCCGCCCTGGTCCCCGACGCCCACGGCGGCAACCTGGACACCCCGGAGATGCGCGCGGGGGTGACCTGCTACCTGGGCGTCAACGTCGAGGGCGCGCTGCTGAGCCTCGGTGACGGGCACGCCCGCCAGGGCGAGGGCGAGACCTGCGGGGTGGCGGTGGAGTGCGCGATGCACACGGTGGTGGTCGTCGAACTGCTCAAGGGCCTGGCCACCCCCTGGCCGAGGATCGAGTCCGACACCCACCTGATCTCGACCGGCTCCGCCCGCCCGCTCGAGGACGCCTTCCGGATCGCCCAACTCGACCTGGTGCAGTGGCTGGTGCGCGACTACGGCTTCTCCGCCATGGACGCCTACCAGTACCTCTCGCAGGCCGTGGAGTCCCCGCTGGCCAATGTCTGCGACACCAACTACACCTCGGTGGCGAAGGTGCGGAAGGAGTGGCTCCCCGGGGGCCGGACCACGTACCGCGGTCTGCACGACCGGCTGCGGGGAACAGCGGCATCATGGCTCGCATGA